Proteins encoded within one genomic window of Streptomyces sp. NBC_01408:
- a CDS encoding enediyne antibiotic chromoprotein, producing the protein MQITRTRLSQFAVLGATAAAAIALAAGPASAAATVSVSPSTGLSDGQSVTVTGAGYAAGSEVGVAQCADGIVCATAVVANADANGGFQQDYQVHKTFQATDWATGAAISVDCAVTQCRVVAWQETTGQVGSNISFN; encoded by the coding sequence ATGCAGATCACCCGTACGCGTCTGTCCCAGTTCGCCGTCCTCGGCGCCACCGCCGCCGCCGCCATCGCCCTCGCCGCGGGTCCCGCCTCCGCGGCCGCCACGGTCTCCGTCTCGCCCTCCACGGGCCTGTCCGACGGCCAGTCGGTCACGGTCACGGGCGCCGGCTACGCCGCGGGCAGCGAGGTCGGCGTCGCCCAGTGTGCCGACGGCATCGTCTGCGCCACCGCGGTGGTCGCGAACGCCGACGCCAACGGCGGCTTCCAGCAGGACTACCAGGTGCACAAGACCTTCCAGGCGACGGACTGGGCCACCGGCGCAGCCATCTCCGTGGACTGTGCCGTGACGCAGTGCCGCGTCGTGGCCTGGCAGGAGACGACCGGTCAGGTCGGCTCGAACATCTCCTTCAACTAG
- a CDS encoding FAD/NAD(P)-binding domain-containing protein: MSSGRMEVCLVGAGPRGLSVLERLCAQERKSPRWEHVTVHVVDPDPPGSGRVWRPSQPRHLLMNTVASQVTVYTDDSVTVEGPLEEGPSLYQWAKALGPSALTPGSGVAYDDETLAEARDLGPDTYPTRALYGQYLTWVFQQVTANAAAHMTVHVHPVRAVALEDGDAGPRGADPQSVLLEDGTRLTGLSAVVLAQGHVQVRPTETERELGEFAARSGLTYIGPANPADVDLSSVAPGENVLLRGLGLNFFDYMALFTHARGGVFERVGGRLVYRPSGREPRLYAGSRRGVPYQARGDNEKGAHGRYFPRLLTAEYIAALRARTAHRGAIRFGTDLWPLIAKEVECVYYEALLAPRTAPAAVAGFAARYLAAEPGAEELRLLDEAGVGAEERWDWERVARPYGARAFRDLAEFRTWLRDHLDRDVRHAREGNVSGPVKAALDLLRDLRNELRLAVDHGGLDAASHRDELDRWYTPLNAYLSIGPPASRIEEMAALIDAGVLEVTGPGMRAEADPRDPRGPSFTGTSAEIPGVRVRATVLIECRLPEIDLRRTADPLMGHLLRTGQCRTYRIGGAGGEEYETGGLAVSQRPYRLLDAQGAAHPRRFAYGVPTESVHWVTAAGIRPGVGSVTLEDSDAIAAAVLDLPELPPGAARLGVRADHGALGTGAAATA, translated from the coding sequence GTGAGCAGCGGACGTATGGAAGTCTGCCTCGTCGGCGCCGGACCGCGCGGGCTGTCCGTACTGGAACGGCTCTGTGCGCAGGAGCGCAAGTCCCCCCGCTGGGAGCACGTCACCGTGCACGTCGTCGATCCCGATCCCCCGGGCTCGGGGCGGGTGTGGCGGCCCTCGCAGCCCCGGCACCTGCTGATGAACACCGTCGCCTCGCAGGTCACGGTGTACACCGACGACAGCGTCACCGTCGAGGGACCGCTGGAGGAGGGGCCGAGCCTCTACCAGTGGGCCAAGGCGCTGGGCCCGAGCGCGCTCACCCCCGGCTCGGGCGTGGCCTACGACGACGAGACCCTCGCGGAGGCCCGCGACCTGGGCCCGGACACCTACCCCACCCGCGCCCTGTACGGCCAGTACCTGACCTGGGTGTTCCAGCAGGTCACCGCGAACGCGGCCGCGCACATGACGGTCCACGTGCACCCCGTGCGCGCCGTCGCGCTGGAGGACGGCGACGCCGGCCCGCGCGGAGCGGACCCGCAGAGCGTGCTCCTGGAGGACGGCACCCGGCTGACCGGGCTGTCCGCGGTGGTGCTGGCGCAGGGGCACGTCCAGGTCCGGCCCACCGAGACCGAGCGGGAGCTGGGCGAGTTCGCCGCCCGCAGCGGCCTGACCTACATCGGCCCGGCCAACCCGGCGGACGTGGACCTGTCCTCGGTCGCGCCGGGCGAAAACGTGCTGCTGCGCGGGCTCGGCCTGAACTTCTTCGACTACATGGCGCTGTTCACGCACGCCCGGGGCGGCGTCTTCGAGCGCGTCGGCGGCCGGCTCGTCTACCGCCCCTCGGGCCGTGAGCCGCGCCTGTACGCGGGCTCCCGGCGCGGCGTGCCCTACCAGGCGCGCGGCGACAACGAGAAGGGCGCCCACGGCCGGTACTTCCCCCGGCTGCTGACCGCCGAGTACATCGCGGCGCTGCGCGCCCGCACCGCGCACCGCGGGGCGATCCGCTTCGGCACCGACCTGTGGCCGCTGATCGCCAAGGAGGTCGAGTGCGTCTACTACGAGGCGCTGCTGGCCCCCCGTACGGCGCCCGCCGCCGTCGCCGGGTTCGCCGCCCGCTACCTGGCGGCCGAGCCGGGCGCGGAGGAGCTGCGGCTGCTGGACGAGGCCGGTGTCGGCGCGGAGGAACGCTGGGACTGGGAGCGCGTCGCCCGCCCGTACGGGGCGCGCGCCTTCCGCGACCTCGCCGAGTTCCGCACCTGGCTGCGGGACCACCTCGACCGGGACGTGCGCCACGCCCGTGAGGGCAACGTCAGCGGGCCGGTCAAGGCCGCCCTGGACCTGCTGCGGGACCTGCGCAACGAGCTGCGGCTCGCCGTCGACCACGGCGGGCTCGACGCCGCCTCGCACCGCGACGAGCTGGACCGCTGGTACACGCCGCTCAACGCCTACCTGTCGATCGGCCCGCCCGCGTCGCGGATCGAGGAGATGGCCGCGCTCATCGACGCGGGCGTCCTGGAGGTGACCGGCCCGGGGATGCGCGCCGAAGCCGATCCGCGGGACCCGCGGGGGCCCTCGTTCACCGGTACCTCGGCCGAGATCCCGGGCGTGCGCGTACGGGCCACCGTACTCATCGAGTGCCGGCTGCCCGAGATCGACCTGCGCCGCACCGCGGACCCGCTGATGGGCCATCTGCTGCGCACCGGGCAGTGCCGGACGTACCGCATCGGCGGAGCGGGCGGCGAGGAGTACGAGACCGGCGGCCTCGCCGTGTCGCAGCGCCCCTACCGCCTGCTGGACGCCCAGGGCGCGGCGCATCCCCGGCGCTTCGCCTACGGGGTGCCCACCGAGTCCGTGCACTGGGTGACCGCGGCGGGCATCCGGCCGGGCGTCGGATCGGTCACGCTGGAGGACTCCGACGCCATCGCGGCGGCCGTCCTGGACCTGCCCGAACTGCCGCCCGGCGCGGCGCGGCTGGGCGTACGGGCCGACCACGGGGCGCTGGGCACGGGCGCGGCGGCGACGGCATGA
- the pcaB gene encoding 3-carboxy-cis,cis-muconate cycloisomerase yields the protein MTDATPGAAAPAAAPACPPDSGLLSPVRAGTPAEAAVSDTAWLQAMLDAEAALVRAQARCGTVPAAAAGVITAAARAEHLDVRELALASRETANPVVGLVKALTTVVAERSPEAAEYVHRGSTSQDIFDTGAMLVAARTLRLIGADLRATAGALGALAAAHRDTVMAGRTLALHAVPTTFGLKAAGWRQLVLEAAERLERVADGGLPVSLGGAAGTLAGYLQYAGDDAGPDAVLDGLVSAFAEETGLAAPVLPWHALRTPVADLGAALAHTTGALGKIAADVLVLTRTEIGEVAEPAGAGRGASSAMPHKRNPVLATLIRSAALQVPALASVLTQCLATEDERSAGVWHTEWQPLRECLRLAGGAAHTCLELVRGLAVHPERMRANLAATGGQIVSERVSAVLAPLLGKAPAKDLLTYASRRAAETSRPLAEVLGELPQLRGVFTPGELTALLDPAGYTGLAGPLVDRALSDRAPADRPTAAAAAAAGSHSSVHHQGAT from the coding sequence ATGACGGACGCCACCCCCGGCGCGGCGGCCCCGGCCGCCGCGCCCGCCTGCCCGCCGGACAGCGGGCTGCTCTCGCCGGTCCGGGCGGGCACCCCGGCCGAGGCCGCGGTGAGCGACACCGCCTGGCTCCAGGCGATGCTCGACGCGGAGGCGGCCCTGGTGCGCGCCCAGGCCCGGTGCGGGACCGTTCCCGCAGCGGCGGCCGGGGTGATCACGGCCGCGGCCCGCGCGGAGCACCTGGACGTACGGGAACTGGCGCTGGCCTCCCGCGAGACGGCGAACCCGGTCGTCGGCCTGGTGAAGGCGCTGACGACGGTGGTGGCCGAGCGCTCGCCCGAGGCCGCCGAGTACGTGCACCGGGGTTCCACCAGCCAGGACATCTTCGACACCGGCGCGATGCTGGTGGCCGCGCGGACGCTGCGGCTGATCGGCGCGGACCTGCGGGCCACGGCCGGGGCCCTGGGCGCTCTCGCGGCCGCGCACCGGGACACGGTGATGGCGGGCCGTACGCTCGCGCTGCACGCGGTGCCCACCACCTTCGGGCTCAAGGCGGCGGGCTGGCGGCAGCTGGTCCTGGAGGCCGCCGAGCGCCTGGAGCGGGTCGCGGACGGGGGGCTCCCCGTCTCCCTGGGCGGCGCGGCCGGGACCCTGGCCGGCTACCTCCAGTACGCGGGGGACGACGCCGGTCCGGATGCCGTACTCGACGGCCTGGTCAGCGCTTTCGCCGAGGAGACGGGCCTGGCCGCGCCGGTCCTGCCCTGGCACGCGCTGCGCACGCCCGTCGCCGACCTCGGCGCGGCGCTCGCGCACACCACGGGCGCGCTCGGCAAGATCGCCGCGGACGTGCTGGTGCTGACCCGCACCGAGATCGGCGAGGTGGCCGAGCCCGCGGGGGCCGGGCGGGGCGCGTCCTCGGCGATGCCGCACAAGCGCAACCCGGTCCTGGCCACCCTGATCCGCTCCGCAGCCCTCCAGGTGCCCGCGCTCGCCTCGGTCCTGACGCAGTGCCTGGCCACCGAGGACGAGCGTTCGGCGGGCGTGTGGCACACCGAGTGGCAGCCGCTGCGCGAGTGCCTGCGGCTGGCCGGCGGGGCCGCGCACACCTGCCTGGAACTGGTCCGGGGGCTCGCCGTTCACCCGGAGCGGATGCGCGCCAACCTGGCGGCGACCGGCGGGCAGATCGTCTCCGAGCGCGTCTCGGCCGTCCTCGCGCCCCTCCTGGGCAAGGCGCCCGCCAAGGACCTGCTGACGTACGCCTCCCGGCGGGCGGCCGAGACCTCCCGGCCGCTGGCCGAGGTGCTCGGCGAACTCCCGCAGCTGCGCGGGGTGTTCACGCCCGGGGAGCTGACCGCGCTGCTCGACCCGGCCGGATACACCGGCCTGGCCGGACCGCTGGTCGACCGCGCACTGTCCGACCGCGCACCGGCCGACCGGCCGACGGCCGCTGCCGCTGCCGCTGCCGGGAGCCATTCATCTGTTCACCACCAAGGGGCGACATGA
- a CDS encoding FAD-dependent monooxygenase has translation MSHTDTDVIIVGAGPVGLMLAGELRLAGVECVVLERSTEPTDQSRALGFTARTIETFDQRGLLPRFGGFGTIDIGHFGGVPLDYREVPGGSYGAKGVPQSLTVAVLDDWARELGADLRRGWEVTGIDAGDDGVEVEVNGPDGPTRLRAAYLVGCDGGRSTIRKKAGIGFPGHDARIEMAFAEVVGVQVRPRPNGERVPGGMVLAFQQGPDIFRVTYYDAGVVPRKGDEAPSFEEVAAAWERLTGEDIRGGTPRWIGKFTDASRQASEYRRGRILLAGDAAHIHLPIGGQGMSAGVQDAVNLGWKLAAQIHGHAPQDLLDTYHSERHPVGARVLVNTLTQRSLYITGEEMQPVRDVFAELTRFEEVRTHLIGMVTGLDIRYEVGPGDHPLLGRRLPDQELVDASAAAAAAGKTSTFELLRSARGLLLDLTGDAGVRAVAAAWADRVDTVGAALHEPAADSPFQGAGALLVRPDGYVAWVGRTGSGAGGLQDALTRWFGEPAKEA, from the coding sequence ATGAGCCACACGGATACGGACGTCATCATCGTTGGAGCCGGGCCCGTGGGGCTCATGCTGGCCGGGGAGCTGCGCCTGGCCGGGGTGGAGTGCGTCGTCCTGGAACGGTCGACGGAGCCCACCGACCAGTCGCGCGCCCTGGGCTTCACGGCGCGGACGATCGAGACCTTCGACCAGCGCGGCCTGCTGCCGCGCTTCGGCGGCTTCGGCACCATCGACATCGGCCACTTCGGCGGGGTGCCCCTCGACTACCGTGAGGTGCCCGGCGGCTCCTACGGCGCCAAGGGCGTACCGCAGTCGCTGACCGTGGCCGTCCTGGACGACTGGGCGCGGGAGCTCGGCGCGGACCTGCGCCGCGGCTGGGAGGTCACCGGGATCGACGCCGGGGACGACGGCGTCGAGGTGGAGGTGAACGGGCCGGACGGCCCCACCCGCCTGCGCGCCGCGTACCTCGTGGGCTGCGACGGCGGCCGGAGCACGATCCGCAAGAAGGCGGGCATCGGCTTCCCCGGCCACGACGCGCGCATCGAGATGGCCTTCGCCGAGGTCGTCGGCGTCCAGGTGCGCCCGCGGCCCAACGGCGAGCGGGTCCCGGGCGGGATGGTCCTCGCCTTCCAGCAGGGCCCCGACATCTTCCGGGTCACCTACTACGACGCGGGCGTCGTCCCGCGCAAGGGCGACGAGGCCCCCTCCTTCGAGGAGGTCGCGGCCGCCTGGGAGCGCCTGACCGGTGAGGACATCCGCGGTGGCACGCCGCGGTGGATCGGCAAGTTCACCGACGCGAGCCGCCAGGCGAGCGAGTACCGGCGCGGGCGGATCCTCCTGGCCGGCGACGCCGCGCACATCCACCTCCCCATCGGCGGGCAGGGCATGAGCGCGGGCGTGCAGGACGCGGTGAACCTGGGCTGGAAGCTGGCCGCGCAGATCCACGGCCACGCCCCGCAGGACCTGCTCGACACCTACCACAGCGAGCGGCACCCGGTGGGCGCCCGCGTCCTGGTCAACACCCTCACCCAGCGCAGCCTGTACATCACCGGCGAGGAGATGCAGCCGGTGCGGGACGTCTTCGCGGAACTCACCCGGTTCGAGGAGGTGCGGACGCACCTCATCGGCATGGTCACCGGCCTGGACATCCGCTACGAGGTCGGCCCCGGCGACCACCCGCTCCTCGGGCGGCGCCTGCCCGACCAGGAGCTGGTCGACGCCTCCGCCGCAGCCGCCGCCGCGGGCAAGACCAGCACGTTCGAGCTGCTGCGCAGCGCCCGAGGCCTGCTCCTGGACCTGACCGGGGATGCCGGGGTGCGGGCCGTGGCGGCTGCGTGGGCCGACCGGGTCGACACCGTCGGCGCGGCCCTGCACGAGCCCGCCGCCGACAGCCCGTTCCAGGGGGCCGGCGCGCTGCTGGTGCGCCCCGACGGCTACGTGGCCTGGGTCGGGCGTACGGGTTCGGGGGCCGGGGGCCTTCAGGACGCGCTCACCCGCTGGTTCGGCGAGCCCGCGAAGGAGGCCTGA
- a CDS encoding SDR family oxidoreductase translates to MSGRKSALVTGANKGIGFEIARQLGELGYAVLLGARDEVRGKEAAAALTARGLSAEALRLDVTDGAGVAEAARHVEERYGRLDVLVNNAGITGGFFGPPSAATAGQVREVYETNVFGVLAVTNAMLPLLRRSAAGRIVNLSSNVGSLALNADLAGEFKDYNQVAYQSSKTALNALTLAYAKELRETGIKVNSANPGFTATDMNGHRGHQSVEQGAVVAVRLATLGPDGPTGTSQDENGPVPW, encoded by the coding sequence GTGTCCGGCCGCAAGAGCGCCCTGGTCACCGGGGCCAACAAGGGCATCGGCTTCGAGATCGCCCGGCAGCTGGGCGAGCTGGGGTACGCCGTACTCCTCGGCGCCCGCGACGAGGTGCGCGGCAAGGAGGCCGCGGCCGCGCTGACGGCCCGGGGCCTGAGCGCCGAGGCGCTGCGGCTGGACGTGACGGACGGCGCCGGCGTCGCGGAGGCGGCCCGGCACGTCGAGGAGCGGTACGGCCGCCTGGACGTACTCGTCAACAACGCGGGCATCACCGGCGGCTTCTTCGGCCCGCCCAGCGCGGCGACGGCAGGGCAGGTGCGGGAGGTGTACGAGACCAATGTCTTCGGCGTGCTGGCGGTGACCAACGCGATGCTGCCGCTGCTGCGCCGCTCGGCGGCCGGGCGGATCGTCAACCTGTCCAGCAACGTGGGCTCGCTCGCCCTGAACGCCGACCTCGCGGGCGAGTTCAAGGACTACAACCAGGTCGCCTACCAGTCGTCCAAGACGGCCCTGAACGCGCTGACCCTCGCGTACGCCAAGGAGCTGCGGGAGACGGGGATCAAGGTCAACTCCGCCAACCCCGGCTTCACGGCCACCGACATGAACGGCCACCGCGGCCATCAGAGCGTCGAGCAGGGGGCCGTGGTCGCCGTCCGGCTGGCCACGCTCGGCCCCGACGGGCCGACCGGGACCTCCCAGGACGAGAACGGCCCGGTGCCCTGGTAG